A genomic window from Microbacterium sp. H1-D42 includes:
- a CDS encoding aldehyde dehydrogenase family protein, protein MTQDAPAKTVKPVKTAKKDAKASATPTLDDAERADLDARIADLHKGARTWSSLTLSQRVTLLKALRTSVAAAADDWANTAADSKELRANHPLRGEEWLSGPYSVLGALDAYADTLSKLADGRSALDGITVGRAPGGRTRIDSFPLTTSDKFLLSGYTGEVWLQPGITPNTARQDAGLAQLTPDAPGGVGLVLGAGNITSIPVLDVFYELLAHNRVVLLKVNPTQDPLVPVYERALAPLIAPGFLRIVRGGAAVGSYLTGHDDIDHVHITGAAATFDAIVWGTGDAGKRRRRENRPQLKKPITAELGGVSPIIVVPGQWTDADLTFHAEHIVTMRLQNCGHNCIAGQVVIMSRDWAQAEQFRTALRRAYASAPERPIWYPGSPKRMQQAAEDYPDALVLADRLLVEIDGESDATALQSTEYFAPVLGVVELGGTGQDFFEAAIAHANDQLAGTLGGNIIIDPATEKAMGAGFERAITEFHYGSIAINAWTALGFIVPTMTWGAYPGNSIDDVGSGIGVVHNALLLDGVERSVVRGPFRPFPRSLPVVNGGGRFSILPKPPWFVSARTGAQVSEGMTKFRADGGMLGLARTLLAALRA, encoded by the coding sequence ATGACTCAGGATGCGCCCGCGAAGACGGTGAAGCCCGTGAAGACGGCGAAGAAGGATGCCAAGGCATCTGCGACCCCGACTCTGGACGACGCCGAGCGCGCTGACCTCGACGCGCGGATCGCCGACCTGCACAAGGGCGCTCGCACGTGGTCGAGCCTCACGCTCTCCCAGCGGGTGACGCTGCTGAAGGCGCTCCGCACGAGCGTCGCGGCGGCAGCGGATGACTGGGCGAACACCGCCGCCGACTCAAAGGAGCTGCGCGCGAACCACCCGCTGCGCGGCGAGGAGTGGCTGAGCGGGCCGTATTCGGTGCTCGGCGCGCTGGATGCCTACGCCGACACGCTGTCGAAGCTCGCCGACGGCCGCAGCGCCCTCGACGGCATCACCGTCGGCCGCGCCCCCGGCGGACGCACTCGCATCGATTCCTTCCCGCTGACCACCAGCGACAAGTTCCTGCTGTCGGGGTACACCGGCGAGGTCTGGCTGCAGCCCGGCATCACGCCCAACACCGCGCGTCAGGATGCGGGCCTCGCCCAGCTGACCCCGGATGCCCCCGGCGGCGTCGGTCTGGTGCTCGGCGCCGGCAACATCACCTCGATCCCCGTGCTCGACGTGTTCTACGAACTGCTCGCCCACAACCGCGTGGTGCTGCTGAAGGTCAATCCCACGCAGGACCCGCTGGTGCCGGTCTACGAGCGCGCGCTCGCCCCGCTGATCGCCCCCGGCTTCCTGCGGATCGTGCGCGGGGGTGCCGCGGTCGGCTCCTACCTGACCGGTCACGACGACATCGATCACGTGCACATCACCGGAGCCGCCGCGACGTTCGACGCGATCGTGTGGGGCACGGGTGATGCGGGCAAGCGCCGTCGCCGCGAGAACCGGCCGCAGCTGAAGAAGCCGATCACCGCCGAGCTGGGTGGCGTGTCGCCGATCATCGTCGTCCCAGGCCAGTGGACCGATGCCGACCTCACCTTCCATGCCGAGCACATCGTCACGATGCGCTTGCAGAACTGCGGACACAACTGCATCGCGGGGCAGGTCGTGATCATGTCGCGCGACTGGGCGCAGGCCGAGCAGTTCCGCACCGCGCTGCGGCGCGCGTACGCATCGGCGCCGGAGCGCCCGATCTGGTACCCGGGGTCGCCCAAGCGCATGCAGCAGGCCGCAGAGGACTATCCGGACGCCCTGGTGCTCGCCGATCGCCTGCTCGTCGAGATCGATGGGGAGTCGGATGCCACGGCCCTGCAGTCCACCGAGTACTTCGCCCCTGTGCTTGGCGTCGTCGAGCTGGGCGGCACCGGCCAGGACTTCTTCGAGGCGGCCATCGCGCACGCCAATGACCAGCTGGCCGGCACGCTCGGCGGCAACATCATCATCGACCCGGCGACCGAGAAGGCGATGGGCGCCGGTTTCGAGCGCGCCATCACCGAATTCCACTATGGGTCGATCGCGATCAACGCCTGGACTGCGCTCGGGTTCATCGTCCCGACCATGACCTGGGGCGCCTACCCTGGCAACTCGATCGACGACGTGGGCAGCGGCATCGGCGTCGTGCACAACGCGCTGCTGCTGGACGGCGTCGAACGCTCAGTGGTGCGCGGCCCGTTCCGGCCGTTCCCGCGGTCGCTGCCGGTCGTCAACGGCGGCGGGCGCTTCAGCATCCTGCCCAAGCCCCCGTGGTTCGTCTCGGCGCGCACCGGGGCGCAGGTCAGCGAGGGCATGACGAAGTTCCGTGCGGACGGCGGGATGCTGGGTCTGGCCCGCACGCTGCTCGCGGCGCTGCGCGCCTGA
- a CDS encoding neutral zinc metallopeptidase, with protein MTFNPNADISGNTTRRRGRNAAIGGGVGVGVIGILALLLGPVLGVDLSGLVGGGGGAPSGGSASEQGTLVECKTGEDANTNDDCRMAGAEVVLNDYWADHVDGYVAPTMTVVEGQTPTQCGTASNAVGPFYCPPEQGVYIDPDFFAIMRQQFGASAGELAQLYIVGHEWGHHIQNITGVMRKYPNNGTGPDSNGVRTELQADCYAGAWLGDVSKQKDDNGVPFLKPPTEQQLSDAVNAAYVVGDDHIQQQSGGFVSPESFTHGSSEQRKYWFANGYQNGLGVCDTFAIPGDQL; from the coding sequence ATGACCTTCAATCCGAACGCTGACATCTCGGGCAACACCACCCGACGCCGCGGGCGCAATGCCGCCATCGGTGGCGGTGTCGGTGTCGGCGTGATCGGTATTCTCGCTCTGCTTCTGGGCCCGGTGCTCGGCGTCGATCTGTCGGGACTGGTCGGTGGCGGCGGAGGTGCGCCATCTGGCGGATCGGCGAGTGAGCAGGGCACCCTCGTCGAATGCAAGACCGGTGAGGACGCCAACACCAACGACGACTGCCGCATGGCGGGTGCCGAGGTCGTGCTCAACGACTACTGGGCCGACCACGTCGACGGGTACGTCGCGCCGACGATGACCGTGGTCGAGGGGCAGACGCCGACGCAGTGCGGCACGGCCTCGAACGCGGTCGGACCGTTCTACTGCCCGCCCGAGCAGGGCGTGTACATCGATCCGGACTTCTTCGCCATCATGCGCCAGCAGTTCGGCGCGTCGGCAGGCGAGCTCGCGCAGCTGTACATCGTGGGGCACGAGTGGGGTCACCACATCCAGAACATCACCGGCGTCATGCGCAAGTACCCCAATAACGGCACCGGACCGGACAGCAACGGCGTTCGGACCGAGCTGCAGGCCGACTGCTACGCCGGCGCCTGGCTGGGGGACGTCTCGAAGCAGAAGGATGACAACGGGGTGCCGTTCCTGAAGCCGCCGACGGAGCAGCAGCTGTCGGATGCTGTCAACGCCGCCTACGTCGTGGGCGACGATCACATCCAGCAGCAATCAGGAGGGTTCGTCAGCCCCGAGAGCTTCACTCACGGCAGCAGCGAGCAGCGCAAGTACTGGTTCGCCAACGGCTACCAGAACGGCCTCGGAGTCTGCGACACCTTCGCCATCCCCGGCGACCAGCTCTAG